In Ammospiza caudacuta isolate bAmmCau1 chromosome 2, bAmmCau1.pri, whole genome shotgun sequence, a genomic segment contains:
- the ANKRD49 gene encoding ankyrin repeat domain-containing protein 49: protein MSKDKQADEDDDDSELFEDFTEHFNQLELLETHRHLIPVGTQSCWSGQSDDDDDEQERTEEWYEMQEKKMEKHPEKLLLWAAENNRLGTVKRLLTEKLAPVNARDEDQYTPLHRAAYSGHLDVAHELVAQGADVHAQTVDGWTPLHSACKWNNTSVAAFLLQQGADINAQTNGLLTPLHIAAGNKNSRETLELLLMNRYVKPDLKNNLDETALDIARRTDIYHYLFEIVEDCINTVSP from the exons ATGAGTAAAGACAAGCAAGCTGATGAGGACGATGATGACAGCGAGCTGTTCGAAGACTTCACAGAGCATTTTAACCAACTTGAACTGCTGGAGACGCACAGGCATTTGATTCCTGTAGGAACTCAGAGCTGCTGGTCAGGACAgtctgatgatgatgatgatgagcaAGAAAGAACGGAGGAATGGTACGaaatgcaagaaaagaaaatggaaaagcatCCAGAGAAATTGCTACTCTGGGCAGCTGAAAACAATCGG CTGGGTACGGTGAAGAGGCTCCTGACGGAAAAGCTGGCTCCAGTGAACGCTCGTGATGAGGATCAGTACACTCCTCTGCACCGAGCTGCCTACAGCGGGCACCTGGACGTTGCACACGAGCTGGTGGCCCAAGGGGCCGACGTGCACGCGCAGACCGTGGACGGCTGGACGCCCCTGCACAGCGCCTGCAAGTGGAACAACACCAGCGTGGCCGcgttcctgctgcagcagggcgcGGACATCAACGCGCAGACAAACGGGCTGCTGACACCCCTGCACATCGCTGCAGGAAACAAGAACAGCAGGGAAACCCTTGAGCTCCTGCTGATGAATCGCTACGTGAAGCCAGACTTGAAAAACAACTTGGATGAAACTGCCCTTGACATTGCAAGGAGGACTGATATATATCACTACCTTTTTGAAATAGTAGAAGACTGCATAAACACTGTGTCCCCCTAA